One genomic segment of Mesoterricola silvestris includes these proteins:
- the rplX gene encoding 50S ribosomal protein L24 has product MDKPTKMKLKKGDEVVVIAGKEKGKRGQIAKVQPATNKVVVSGLNMIKKATKPNQQTGEGGGIISKEAPIHASNVMLIDPTTQKPTRKRAQ; this is encoded by the coding sequence ATGGATAAGCCGACCAAGATGAAGCTCAAGAAGGGCGACGAAGTGGTCGTCATCGCGGGCAAGGAAAAGGGCAAGCGCGGCCAGATCGCCAAGGTCCAGCCCGCCACCAACAAGGTGGTGGTGTCCGGCCTGAACATGATCAAGAAGGCCACCAAGCCCAACCAGCAGACCGGTGAAGGCGGCGGCATCATCTCCAAGGAGGCCCCCATCCACGCCTCCAACGTGATGCTCATCGACCCCACCACCCAGAAGCCCACCCGCAAGCGGGCCCAGTAA
- the rpmC gene encoding 50S ribosomal protein L29, producing the protein MNKKNPFSELAGKSIEELAQLEADLAAKRFTLRFQHAVGQVENTAEIRKTRRELARVKTALKSKLAV; encoded by the coding sequence ATGAACAAGAAGAATCCATTCAGCGAACTGGCCGGCAAGAGCATCGAGGAGCTGGCGCAGCTGGAGGCCGATCTGGCCGCCAAGCGCTTCACCCTGCGCTTCCAGCATGCCGTGGGACAGGTGGAGAACACCGCCGAGATCCGCAAGACGCGCCGCGAACTGGCCCGCGTCAAGACCGCCCTCAAGTCCAAACTGGCTGTGTGA
- a CDS encoding uL30 family ribosomal protein: MSQLLGKQVVLTLKRSTICTVPKHRAFIQTLGLKTIGDTRECEYTPNVHGMVKLIPYLIDVTVKG; this comes from the coding sequence ATGTCCCAGCTCCTCGGCAAGCAGGTCGTCCTGACCCTGAAGCGTTCCACCATCTGCACCGTGCCCAAGCACCGCGCCTTCATCCAGACCCTCGGTCTCAAGACGATCGGTGATACGCGCGAGTGCGAATACACGCCGAATGTGCATGGCATGGTCAAGCTCATTCCGTACCTCATCGACGTCACGGTGAAGGGGTAA
- the rpsH gene encoding 30S ribosomal protein S8 — protein MNTDPIADYLTRLRNGIMAGHDAVVVPASKMKERLSAILKQEGYIHGYKAVEHEGRDYLIIQVKYVKNGESVIHGLKRISSPGLRVYAGVKEITEVQGGLGISILTTPKGLLTGKDARKQNLGGEVLAHVW, from the coding sequence ATGAACACTGATCCGATCGCCGATTACCTCACCCGCCTCCGCAATGGCATCATGGCCGGCCACGACGCCGTGGTCGTGCCCGCCAGCAAGATGAAGGAGCGCCTCTCCGCCATCCTGAAGCAGGAAGGCTACATCCACGGCTACAAGGCCGTCGAGCACGAGGGCCGCGACTACCTCATCATCCAGGTCAAGTACGTGAAGAACGGGGAATCCGTCATCCACGGCCTCAAGCGCATCTCCAGCCCCGGCCTCCGCGTCTACGCGGGCGTCAAGGAGATCACCGAGGTCCAGGGCGGCCTGGGCATCTCCATCCTCACGACCCCCAAGGGCCTGCTCACGGGCAAGGACGCCCGCAAGCAGAACCTGGGCGGTGAAGTCCTGGCCCACGTCTGGTAG
- the secY gene encoding preprotein translocase subunit SecY: MEKLRQLFSNPELRKRLLFTLMMLVIYRLGVHVSVPGVNAEALAKNLGKAGDLLNVVDLFSGGAFKKFSVFALGITPYITASIVLQLMGAVVPTLENLQKKEGEAGRQKINQWTRYLTVGLAFIQGFGIASLAQSLGPDVVINPGLGFKFLCAFTLSTGTLFVMWIGEQITDRGVGNGISLLIFAGIVAGLPKALETIGTMFLASLKGAGNVAPPGVFLLLLASMSVVLLAVVLVENAYRNIPIHYARRVDSSRMASQRSSYLPLKVNTAGVMPVIFASSVIFFPATIAQFTRWEWLSKASSYISPQSHFWTYTPIFVGVVIFFAFFYTSIVFNPDETADNMKRSGGYIPGIRPGKETSVYMDSILSKLTFAGAVYLALVSIVPLVITNSMPGLNFYFGGTSLLIVVGVAMDTVAQFESYQVMRRYDGFLEKGRIRGGRLARSGAKTS; this comes from the coding sequence ATGGAAAAGCTCCGGCAGTTGTTCTCCAACCCCGAACTTCGCAAGCGCCTCCTGTTCACGCTCATGATGCTGGTGATCTACCGGCTGGGCGTGCACGTGTCGGTGCCCGGCGTCAACGCCGAAGCCCTGGCCAAGAACCTGGGCAAGGCCGGGGATCTGTTGAACGTGGTCGATCTGTTCTCGGGCGGCGCCTTCAAGAAGTTCTCGGTGTTCGCCCTGGGCATCACCCCGTACATCACGGCCAGCATCGTCCTCCAGCTCATGGGCGCGGTGGTGCCGACCCTTGAAAACCTCCAGAAGAAGGAAGGGGAGGCCGGCCGCCAGAAGATCAACCAGTGGACCCGGTACCTCACCGTGGGCCTGGCCTTCATCCAGGGCTTCGGCATCGCCTCCCTGGCCCAGAGCCTCGGCCCCGACGTGGTCATCAACCCCGGCCTCGGGTTCAAGTTCCTGTGCGCGTTCACGTTGTCCACCGGAACCCTCTTCGTCATGTGGATCGGCGAGCAGATCACGGACCGGGGCGTCGGCAACGGCATCTCCCTCCTGATCTTCGCCGGCATCGTGGCCGGGCTGCCCAAGGCCCTGGAAACCATCGGCACCATGTTCCTGGCGTCCCTCAAGGGCGCCGGCAACGTGGCCCCGCCGGGCGTCTTCCTGCTCCTGCTGGCCTCCATGTCCGTGGTGCTCCTGGCCGTGGTCCTGGTGGAGAACGCCTACCGGAACATCCCCATCCACTACGCCCGGCGCGTGGATTCCTCCCGCATGGCCAGCCAGCGGAGCTCGTACCTGCCCCTCAAGGTGAACACCGCGGGCGTCATGCCGGTGATCTTCGCCAGCTCGGTGATCTTCTTCCCCGCGACCATCGCGCAGTTCACCCGGTGGGAGTGGCTGAGCAAGGCCTCCAGCTACATCAGCCCGCAGTCCCACTTCTGGACCTACACCCCCATCTTCGTGGGCGTGGTCATCTTCTTCGCCTTCTTCTACACCAGCATCGTCTTCAATCCGGATGAGACCGCCGACAACATGAAGCGGTCCGGGGGCTACATCCCCGGCATCCGGCCCGGAAAGGAGACCTCGGTCTACATGGACAGCATCCTGTCGAAGCTCACCTTCGCGGGCGCCGTGTACCTGGCCCTGGTTTCCATCGTTCCCCTCGTGATCACCAATTCCATGCCGGGTCTGAACTTCTACTTCGGCGGCACCTCCCTTCTCATCGTCGTCGGCGTGGCCATGGACACCGTGGCCCAGTTCGAAAGCTACCAGGTCATGCGCCGCTACGACGGCTTCCTGGAGAAGGGCCGCATCCGGGGTGGCCGGCTGGCACGCTCGGGAGCGAAGACGTCATGA
- the rplO gene encoding 50S ribosomal protein L15: protein MKLNELRPAEGATKNRKRIGRGKGSGNGKTAGAGEKGQKSRRGYSSQRGFEGGQMPLHRRLPKRGFTNIHAIQLQELGLDFISAHFAEGETVCLEAMKDKNLLAPKMGGIVVLKRGELTHKITVVADRVTKGAREAILAVGGTIQEPPCSKQAAK from the coding sequence ATGAAGCTCAATGAACTGAGGCCCGCAGAGGGCGCCACGAAGAACCGCAAGCGCATCGGCCGGGGCAAGGGCTCCGGCAACGGCAAGACCGCCGGAGCCGGCGAAAAGGGCCAGAAGTCCCGCCGGGGCTACAGCTCCCAGCGCGGCTTCGAGGGCGGCCAGATGCCCCTGCACCGCCGCCTTCCCAAGCGCGGTTTCACCAATATCCATGCCATCCAGCTCCAGGAGCTGGGCCTGGACTTCATCAGCGCCCACTTCGCCGAGGGCGAGACGGTGTGCCTGGAAGCCATGAAGGACAAGAACCTGCTCGCCCCCAAGATGGGCGGGATCGTCGTCCTCAAGCGCGGCGAGCTCACCCACAAGATCACCGTGGTGGCCGACCGGGTCACCAAGGGCGCGCGGGAGGCCATTCTGGCCGTGGGCGGCACCATCCAGGAGCCCCCCTGCTCCAAGCAGGCGGCCAAGTAA
- the rpsE gene encoding 30S ribosomal protein S5 has product MKDQVIYVGRVTKVVKGGKNFSFSALVVVGDGNGKVGYGLGKALEVPSAIKKGIESAKRNMITVPVSPNRSLPHPITGRFGSGSVLMKPAPEGTGVIAGAAVRAIMEAAGINNVLTKSLGSSNPHNVVRATFEGFKNLMDPYTVMTNRGLDQAEA; this is encoded by the coding sequence ATGAAGGACCAGGTCATCTACGTGGGCCGCGTCACCAAGGTCGTGAAGGGGGGCAAGAACTTCTCCTTCAGCGCGCTGGTGGTCGTGGGCGACGGCAATGGCAAGGTGGGCTACGGCCTCGGCAAGGCGCTGGAAGTGCCTTCCGCCATCAAGAAGGGCATCGAGAGCGCCAAGCGGAACATGATCACCGTTCCCGTGTCGCCCAACCGGAGCCTGCCCCATCCCATCACCGGCCGCTTCGGCTCCGGTTCGGTTCTCATGAAGCCCGCCCCCGAGGGCACCGGCGTCATCGCCGGCGCCGCGGTGCGCGCCATCATGGAAGCCGCCGGCATCAACAACGTGCTCACCAAGAGCCTCGGTTCCTCCAACCCCCACAACGTGGTCCGCGCCACGTTCGAGGGCTTCAAGAACCTCATGGATCCCTACACGGTCATGACCAACCGTGGCCTGGATCAGGCGGAGGCCTAA
- the rpsC gene encoding 30S ribosomal protein S3, translated as MGQKVHPYGFRIVHNKNWHSKWFSKREYATLLHEDLKLRRELKKQLHGLNAMVSKIDIERAADKVTVRIFTARPGIVIGRKGAEIDKLREELQAKLKRPVSVDIQEIKKPEIDAQLVAEGVAQQLERRIAFRRAMRKAEEAAIRFGAKGFKIKVSGRLNGAEIARTEDYLSGQMPLQTIRANVDYGFAEANTTYGIIGVKVWVNLAEAAVETVKR; from the coding sequence ATGGGTCAGAAAGTTCATCCGTACGGCTTCCGTATCGTCCACAACAAGAACTGGCACTCCAAGTGGTTCTCCAAGCGTGAGTACGCGACCCTCCTCCACGAGGACCTCAAGCTCCGCCGCGAACTGAAGAAGCAGCTCCACGGCCTGAACGCCATGGTGTCCAAGATCGACATCGAGCGCGCCGCCGACAAGGTGACCGTCCGCATCTTCACCGCCCGCCCCGGCATCGTCATCGGCCGCAAGGGCGCCGAGATCGACAAGCTCCGCGAGGAGCTCCAGGCCAAGCTCAAGCGTCCCGTGAGCGTCGACATCCAGGAGATCAAGAAGCCCGAGATCGACGCCCAGCTGGTGGCCGAGGGCGTCGCCCAGCAGCTCGAGCGCCGCATCGCCTTCCGCCGCGCCATGCGCAAGGCGGAGGAAGCCGCCATCCGTTTCGGTGCCAAGGGTTTCAAGATCAAGGTTTCCGGTCGACTGAACGGCGCCGAGATCGCCCGCACCGAGGACTATCTCTCCGGCCAGATGCCCCTCCAGACGATCCGGGCCAACGTTGACTACGGCTTTGCCGAGGCCAACACCACCTACGGCATCATCGGCGTCAAGGTGTGGGTGAACCTCGCCGAAGCCGCCGTCGAAACCGTGAAGCGCTGA
- a CDS encoding 50S ribosomal protein L23, whose translation MTKIFEVIRKPLLTEKGQLLREANIQVFEVAVWASKHQIKEAAELLLQAKVKSIRTVKMPSKSKRLGRWMGTTGSKKKAYIELVEATEAAQ comes from the coding sequence ATGACCAAGATTTTCGAAGTGATCCGCAAGCCCCTTCTCACCGAGAAGGGCCAGCTCCTGCGCGAGGCCAACATCCAGGTCTTCGAGGTCGCCGTCTGGGCCTCCAAGCACCAGATCAAGGAAGCCGCCGAACTCCTTCTCCAGGCCAAGGTCAAGTCCATCCGCACCGTCAAGATGCCCAGCAAGAGCAAGCGCCTGGGCCGCTGGATGGGCACGACCGGCAGCAAGAAGAAGGCCTACATTGAACTGGTCGAGGCCACCGAGGCCGCGCAGTAA
- the rpsS gene encoding 30S ribosomal protein S19, with protein MARSLKKGPFIDAHLQKKVDTAQQQGDKRVIKTWSRRSTVVPTMIGLTIAVHNGNKFIPVYVTDNMVGHKLGEFSLTRTFRGHAGKSDAKAKGK; from the coding sequence ATGGCTCGTTCGCTTAAAAAAGGTCCGTTCATCGATGCCCACCTCCAGAAGAAGGTGGACACCGCCCAGCAGCAGGGCGACAAGCGGGTCATCAAGACCTGGTCGCGCCGCTCCACCGTGGTCCCCACGATGATCGGCCTCACCATCGCCGTGCACAACGGCAACAAGTTCATCCCTGTCTACGTCACTGACAACATGGTGGGCCACAAGCTGGGGGAGTTCTCCCTGACCCGCACCTTCAGGGGCCACGCCGGCAAGTCCGACGCCAAGGCCAAGGGGAAGTAA
- a CDS encoding adenylate kinase family protein, whose product MKIHILLGAPGSGKGTQAKRLVQKRSLIHLSTGDILRDAVSKGTEIGLRAKALMASGKLVDDDTVNGLVFARLQNESGDVLFDGYPRTLQQAESLETFLSSQGISLGFVIDIFVPESVLEARVVDRMVCSNNDCGAIYHLVTKRPHQEGVCDVCHSPLKHRADDCSEAFRSRMVEFNKTFQPLQAHYKGRPNYRSVDGNLAPDAIHATILDLFQEQA is encoded by the coding sequence ATGAAAATCCATATCCTTCTCGGGGCCCCTGGCAGCGGAAAGGGAACCCAGGCCAAGCGCCTGGTTCAAAAAAGGTCTTTGATACACCTGAGCACAGGTGATATTCTGAGAGATGCCGTCTCGAAAGGGACGGAGATTGGCCTTCGGGCCAAGGCCCTCATGGCCAGTGGCAAGCTTGTGGATGACGACACGGTTAACGGTCTTGTTTTCGCGCGGCTGCAGAACGAGAGCGGAGATGTGTTGTTTGATGGATATCCCCGGACCCTTCAACAGGCTGAATCCTTGGAGACTTTCCTCTCCTCCCAGGGAATCAGCCTCGGATTCGTGATCGACATCTTCGTCCCCGAGTCTGTCTTGGAAGCCCGCGTGGTGGATCGTATGGTGTGCAGCAACAACGATTGCGGCGCCATCTACCACCTCGTCACAAAGCGGCCCCACCAGGAAGGCGTCTGCGATGTGTGCCACAGTCCGCTGAAGCACCGCGCCGACGACTGTTCCGAAGCCTTCAGGAGCCGGATGGTCGAGTTCAACAAGACCTTCCAGCCTCTCCAGGCCCACTACAAGGGAAGGCCGAACTATCGCTCCGTCGACGGCAACCTCGCGCCGGACGCGATCCACGCCACCATCCTTGACCTTTTCCAGGAGCAAGCTTGA
- the rplB gene encoding 50S ribosomal protein L2 — protein MSIKLLKPTTPGQRGMSKQGFEEITTDRPERTLLGTRKRSGGRSNTGRVTTRHIGGGHKRRYRVIDFKRNKADVPARVATIEYDPNRSARIALLIYADGEKRYILAPDGLEVGRTVLSGKNADILVGNSLPIKNIPLGTEVHNIELKPGKGGQIARAAGTFAQVVAKDVDYAQLRMPSGEIRKIHVECFATIGKVGNLQHENVALGKAGRRIWLGVRPTVRGVVMNPVDHPHGGGEGRTSGGRHPVTPWGQPTRGFKTRSNKRTTKFIIKRIN, from the coding sequence ATGAGCATCAAGCTGCTCAAGCCCACGACCCCCGGTCAGCGGGGCATGTCCAAGCAGGGATTCGAGGAGATCACCACCGATCGCCCCGAGCGCACCCTCCTGGGCACCCGCAAGCGTTCCGGCGGCCGTTCCAACACCGGCCGCGTCACCACGCGCCACATCGGCGGCGGCCACAAGCGCCGCTACCGCGTCATCGACTTCAAGCGCAACAAGGCTGACGTTCCGGCCCGGGTCGCCACCATCGAGTACGACCCCAACCGCTCCGCCCGCATCGCGCTGCTGATCTACGCCGACGGCGAGAAGCGCTACATCCTGGCCCCCGACGGCCTGGAAGTGGGGCGCACCGTCCTCTCCGGCAAGAACGCGGACATCCTGGTGGGCAACTCCCTGCCCATCAAGAACATCCCCCTCGGCACCGAAGTCCACAACATCGAGCTGAAGCCCGGCAAGGGCGGGCAGATCGCCCGCGCCGCCGGCACCTTCGCCCAGGTGGTGGCCAAGGACGTCGACTACGCCCAGCTGCGCATGCCCTCCGGCGAGATCCGCAAGATCCACGTGGAGTGCTTCGCCACCATCGGCAAGGTCGGCAACCTGCAGCATGAGAATGTCGCCCTGGGCAAGGCCGGCCGCAGGATCTGGCTGGGCGTTCGCCCCACGGTCCGCGGCGTGGTCATGAACCCGGTGGATCACCCCCACGGCGGCGGCGAAGGCCGCACCTCCGGCGGCCGTCACCCCGTGACGCCCTGGGGTCAGCCGACTCGCGGCTTCAAGACGCGCTCCAACAAGCGCACCACCAAATTCATCATCAAGCGGATCAACTAG
- the rpsQ gene encoding 30S ribosomal protein S17: MSLEHKMIRSGVVVSNKADKTVVVKVERKFQHPLYSRTVKQTAKFMAHDETNACQIGDVVKIVESRPLSKRKRWMVLEITQKAGE; the protein is encoded by the coding sequence ATGAGCCTAGAACATAAGATGATTCGCAGTGGCGTGGTGGTCTCCAACAAGGCCGACAAGACGGTGGTGGTGAAGGTGGAGCGCAAGTTCCAGCACCCCCTGTACTCCCGGACCGTGAAGCAGACCGCGAAATTCATGGCCCATGACGAGACCAACGCCTGCCAGATCGGCGACGTGGTCAAGATCGTGGAGTCCCGTCCCCTTTCCAAGCGCAAGCGCTGGATGGTCCTGGAGATCACCCAGAAAGCTGGCGAGTAA
- the rplV gene encoding 50S ribosomal protein L22, giving the protein MTTIVSSATLRHLRGSAQKARLVIDLIRGKKVGEAQWILASTKKYAADHIKKILDSAVANAIDKDAAVNPDELFVKSAFVDEGFRMKRVRPAPMGRAYRVQKRTCHITLQLGREE; this is encoded by the coding sequence ATGACGACCATCGTTAGCAGCGCCACGCTCCGGCACCTGCGGGGATCGGCCCAGAAGGCCCGGCTCGTGATCGATCTGATCCGGGGCAAGAAGGTGGGCGAGGCCCAGTGGATCCTGGCCTCCACCAAGAAGTACGCCGCCGACCACATCAAGAAGATCCTGGACTCCGCGGTGGCCAACGCCATCGACAAGGATGCCGCCGTCAATCCCGACGAACTCTTCGTCAAGAGCGCGTTCGTGGACGAGGGCTTCCGCATGAAGCGCGTCCGCCCCGCCCCCATGGGCCGGGCCTACCGCGTGCAGAAGCGCACCTGCCACATCACGCTCCAACTCGGTCGGGAGGAATAG
- the rplE gene encoding 50S ribosomal protein L5: protein MPNNAEPRIKSRYHAEVAGKLRTEFGYTSAMQVPRLNKIVINMGVGDAIQNIKVLDVAVEELTAIAGQKAVVRKAKKSVAQFKLREGMPIACMVTLRGNRMWEFLDRLVSLSLPRVRDFRGVPTKSFDGRGNYTLGLKDQLIFQEIDYSKVEKMKGMNITFVTSAPTDPEARALLAHLGMPFRK, encoded by the coding sequence ATGCCCAACAATGCGGAACCCCGCATCAAGTCCCGCTACCACGCCGAAGTGGCCGGGAAGCTCCGAACGGAATTCGGGTACACCTCTGCCATGCAGGTGCCCCGTCTCAACAAGATCGTCATCAACATGGGCGTCGGCGACGCCATCCAGAACATCAAGGTCCTGGACGTCGCCGTGGAGGAGCTCACCGCCATCGCCGGCCAGAAGGCCGTCGTGCGCAAGGCCAAGAAGAGCGTCGCCCAGTTCAAGCTGCGCGAGGGCATGCCCATCGCCTGCATGGTGACCCTCCGTGGCAACCGCATGTGGGAATTCCTGGACCGCCTGGTGAGCCTGTCGCTCCCCCGCGTCCGCGACTTCCGCGGCGTGCCCACCAAGTCCTTCGACGGCCGCGGCAACTACACGCTGGGCCTCAAGGACCAGCTGATCTTCCAGGAGATCGACTACTCCAAGGTTGAAAAGATGAAGGGGATGAACATCACCTTCGTGACTTCAGCGCCCACGGACCCCGAGGCCCGTGCCCTGCTTGCCCACCTGGGCATGCCTTTCCGGAAATAG
- the rplR gene encoding 50S ribosomal protein L18: MANDISIRRQKTKTRIRGRISGTPERPRLTIYKSLKRIYVQAVDDTQGVTIAASSSLEKGLRETLASGSNIAAAKAVGESIAARLKEKGITSVVFDRNGYVYHGRVKALADSARAAGLQF; the protein is encoded by the coding sequence ATGGCTAACGACATCTCGATCCGCCGTCAGAAGACCAAGACCCGCATCCGGGGCCGCATTTCCGGCACCCCCGAGCGTCCGCGTCTCACCATCTACAAGAGCCTCAAGAGGATCTACGTGCAGGCCGTGGACGACACCCAGGGTGTCACCATCGCCGCCAGCAGCTCCCTCGAGAAGGGCCTGCGGGAAACCCTGGCCTCCGGCTCCAACATCGCAGCCGCCAAGGCCGTCGGGGAGAGCATCGCTGCTCGCCTGAAGGAAAAGGGCATCACGTCCGTGGTGTTCGACCGAAACGGTTATGTCTATCACGGCCGCGTCAAGGCGCTGGCCGATAGCGCCCGGGCTGCCGGGCTCCAGTTCTAG
- the rplF gene encoding 50S ribosomal protein L6: MSRIGKKPVALPSGVKVTIHGAEAVVEGAKGKLSCPIPQGISLEVAADSINLTRVNDEAQNRAFHGLTRALINNAVVGVTTGWKKELDIVGVGYKAAMEGETLRLDLGYSHPINYVAPQGIAIAVEKNTHLVVTGIDRQLVGQVAADIRKYRKPEPYKGKGVQYTGEVIRRKAGKTGK; this comes from the coding sequence ATGTCTCGCATCGGAAAAAAGCCAGTGGCACTGCCGTCAGGCGTCAAAGTGACCATCCACGGGGCTGAGGCCGTCGTCGAAGGCGCCAAGGGCAAGCTCTCCTGCCCGATCCCCCAGGGGATCAGCCTCGAAGTCGCGGCCGATTCCATCAACCTTACCCGTGTCAACGACGAGGCCCAGAACCGGGCCTTCCACGGCCTCACCCGCGCCCTGATCAACAACGCCGTCGTCGGCGTGACCACGGGCTGGAAGAAGGAACTGGACATCGTCGGCGTCGGCTACAAGGCTGCCATGGAAGGTGAAACCCTCCGCCTCGACCTGGGCTACAGCCACCCGATCAACTATGTCGCTCCCCAGGGCATCGCGATCGCCGTGGAGAAGAACACTCACCTCGTCGTGACCGGGATCGACCGCCAGCTGGTCGGCCAGGTCGCCGCGGACATCCGCAAGTACCGGAAGCCGGAACCCTACAAGGGCAAGGGCGTCCAGTACACGGGTGAAGTCATCCGCCGCAAGGCCGGCAAGACCGGGAAGTAG
- the rplD gene encoding 50S ribosomal protein L4, with protein sequence MAVFSHPVLNLDNKQVDTVELMAEVFKLEEINNHLIWESVRHHLARRRAGTAKTKDKSEVSGSGRKLWKQKGTGRARVGSIRSIIWKGGGTAHGPNPRSFDYAFPKRARRSALRNALSAKFASGQVVVVENWTVDSHKTKALIATLAKLGVAGSALLVGTSDKATLAAGNNPKLHTIESLGVNVYDLLKFDQVVFSKEAILALQEVVKP encoded by the coding sequence TCATCCCGTTCTTAACCTGGATAACAAGCAGGTGGACACCGTCGAGCTCATGGCCGAGGTGTTCAAGCTTGAAGAGATCAACAATCACCTGATCTGGGAATCCGTGCGGCACCACCTGGCCAGGCGCCGGGCCGGCACCGCCAAGACCAAGGACAAGTCCGAGGTCTCCGGTTCGGGTCGCAAGCTGTGGAAGCAGAAGGGCACCGGCCGCGCGCGCGTCGGTTCCATCCGCTCCATCATCTGGAAGGGCGGCGGCACGGCCCACGGCCCCAACCCCCGCAGCTTCGATTACGCGTTCCCCAAGCGGGCCCGCCGTTCCGCCCTGCGCAACGCCCTCTCCGCGAAGTTCGCTTCCGGCCAGGTCGTGGTCGTGGAGAACTGGACCGTGGATTCCCACAAGACCAAGGCCCTCATCGCGACCCTCGCCAAGCTGGGCGTCGCGGGTTCGGCCCTCCTGGTGGGCACCTCCGACAAGGCGACCCTTGCCGCGGGCAACAACCCCAAGCTCCACACCATCGAGAGCCTGGGCGTCAACGTCTATGACCTTCTGAAGTTCGACCAGGTTGTCTTCTCCAAGGAAGCCATCCTGGCCCTCCAGGAAGTGGTGAAGCCATGA
- the rplN gene encoding 50S ribosomal protein L14 yields the protein MIQMGSMLTVADNSGAKKICCILPLGGGVGRIAQLGDVITASVKEAIPGGTVKKKAVVQAVIVRQRKAFRRKDGSYIRFDENAAVIIKKDGEPVGTRVFGPVARELRERKYMKIVSLAPEVL from the coding sequence ATGATTCAGATGGGATCCATGCTAACCGTCGCCGACAATTCCGGCGCCAAGAAGATCTGCTGCATCCTGCCCCTGGGCGGCGGTGTGGGCAGGATCGCCCAGCTGGGCGATGTGATCACCGCTTCCGTCAAGGAAGCCATCCCGGGCGGCACGGTCAAGAAGAAGGCCGTCGTCCAGGCCGTCATCGTCCGCCAGCGGAAGGCCTTCCGCCGCAAGGACGGCTCCTACATCCGCTTCGACGAGAACGCCGCCGTCATCATCAAGAAGGATGGCGAGCCGGTGGGCACCCGCGTCTTCGGACCCGTGGCCCGCGAACTGCGCGAGCGGAAGTACATGAAGATCGTTTCCCTCGCCCCTGAGGTGCTCTAA
- a CDS encoding type Z 30S ribosomal protein S14, translating into MASTNKIFKDSVKPKFSTQHRNRCKVCGRPRGYMRKFELCRLCFRKHALAGELPGVQKSSW; encoded by the coding sequence ATGGCAAGCACCAACAAGATCTTCAAGGATAGCGTCAAGCCCAAGTTTTCCACTCAGCACCGGAACCGCTGCAAGGTGTGCGGCCGTCCCCGGGGCTACATGCGCAAGTTCGAACTCTGCCGCCTTTGCTTCCGCAAGCACGCCCTCGCCGGCGAGCTCCCGGGCGTCCAGAAGTCCAGCTGGTAA
- the rplP gene encoding 50S ribosomal protein L16 has protein sequence MLMPNKVKHRKVQKGRTCGVSTRGNEISFGDYGLKALEHCWLTNRQIEAARIAMTRHIKRGGRIWIRIFPDRPTTSKPAETRMGSGKGAPDGWVAVIRPGRILFEMEGVDEATAKEALRLAQMKLSVATEFISRTPPEE, from the coding sequence ATGTTGATGCCCAATAAGGTAAAGCACCGCAAAGTCCAGAAGGGCCGCACCTGCGGCGTTTCGACCCGCGGCAACGAGATTTCCTTCGGCGATTACGGGCTCAAGGCCCTGGAGCACTGCTGGCTCACCAACCGGCAGATCGAGGCCGCCCGTATCGCCATGACCCGCCACATCAAGCGCGGCGGGCGCATCTGGATCCGGATCTTCCCCGACCGGCCCACCACCAGCAAGCCGGCCGAGACCCGCATGGGTTCCGGCAAGGGCGCGCCCGATGGCTGGGTGGCCGTGATCCGTCCCGGCCGCATCCTGTTCGAGATGGAAGGTGTGGACGAAGCCACTGCGAAGGAGGCCCTGCGCCTCGCGCAGATGAAGCTCTCCGTGGCCACCGAGTTCATCTCCCGAACCCCCCCGGAAGAGTGA